A section of the Streptomyces sp. SCL15-4 genome encodes:
- the mreC gene encoding rod shape-determining protein MreC has protein sequence MRDTKESRLLLVLLVAIAFALITVDIRGGRNSPVDGARHAAAAAFGPVEDGLSGAVDPVGDAVAAVRDSGSRHDRLAALEKENAALKAKLGSDDRNRSRLKQLDKLMKIAGEGQYAIKGAEVIAIGSAQGFSWTITIDVGADDGIKRDMTVLNGDGLVGRVTTVGPGTATVLLANDPDFTVGTRMEGSDELGFASGQGDRPLRVELLNGKAEVKKGDRLVTFGSQSDKPFVPGVPVGVVSRVDPSGGGLTRTLSVTPYVGFTKLDIVGVVVQGPKKDPRDTVLPVKPKPVPTPTVTVTVNPSAGATAPNTDNTDNTDTASDEQQ, from the coding sequence GTGAGGGACACGAAAGAGAGCCGGCTGCTCCTGGTCCTGCTGGTCGCCATCGCGTTCGCGCTGATCACGGTGGACATCCGCGGAGGGCGGAACTCCCCGGTCGACGGTGCCCGGCATGCCGCCGCCGCGGCGTTCGGCCCGGTCGAGGACGGCTTGTCCGGCGCGGTCGACCCGGTCGGCGACGCCGTCGCGGCCGTCCGGGACTCGGGCAGCCGGCACGACCGGCTCGCCGCGCTGGAGAAGGAGAACGCGGCCCTCAAGGCCAAGCTCGGCAGCGACGACCGCAACCGCAGCCGCCTCAAGCAGCTCGACAAGCTGATGAAGATCGCCGGCGAGGGGCAGTACGCCATCAAGGGCGCCGAGGTCATCGCCATCGGGTCGGCGCAGGGCTTCTCCTGGACCATCACCATCGACGTCGGCGCCGACGACGGCATCAAGCGGGACATGACGGTCCTCAACGGCGACGGGCTCGTCGGCCGGGTCACCACCGTCGGTCCCGGCACGGCCACCGTGCTGCTCGCCAACGACCCGGACTTCACCGTCGGCACCCGCATGGAGGGCAGCGACGAACTCGGCTTCGCCTCCGGCCAGGGCGACCGGCCGCTGCGCGTGGAACTGCTCAACGGCAAGGCGGAGGTGAAAAAGGGCGACCGGCTCGTCACCTTCGGCTCGCAGTCCGACAAGCCGTTCGTGCCCGGCGTCCCGGTCGGCGTGGTCTCCCGCGTGGACCCCTCCGGCGGCGGCCTGACCCGGACCCTGTCCGTCACGCCGTACGTCGGCTTCACCAAGCTCGACATCGTCGGCGTGGTCGTGCAGGGCCCGAAGAAGGACCCGCGGGACACCGTGCTCCCGGTCAAGCCGAAGCCGGTGCCGACGCCGACGGTCACCGTCACCGTCAACCCGTCGGCCGGCGCCACCGCCCCGAACACCGACAACACCGACAACACCGACACCGCCAGCGACGAGCAGCAGTAG